In one Magallana gigas chromosome 9, xbMagGiga1.1, whole genome shotgun sequence genomic region, the following are encoded:
- the LOC105319480 gene encoding ATP-dependent helicase wrn-1-like isoform X1 has translation MNLINQSNCTRASFYSESLKISNQSLNALLTIFGSTVTMAAPSITTLQEIFEVEKLSAEQEKAIDSLLAKKDVFLSLRTGGGKSLCYMAFPIFYEYSNSLDVQPQVLIISPLLSIMKEQTDLLASKGFTATFIGKDKSEDASILDGKYQFVFSSPEAILQNDKWRDMLSGSKSFRLFVVDEAHTLVHWGENTKHGQAFREWFSRTGEIRSLISCPALVITATASKEARKVIKKRLALNNCVDIIDSPDRENIKLFVQKLKNTVPIDETFGWLTHDLSTRKKDCPRTLIFCSSIKICADIYTAFLMVLDNSVMEFVNMFHSCTSENVKETIREDMNDDNGNIRVLIATSAAGMGVNYKGVNNVVHYSPPKDMDSFVQQLGRAGRDGSQSLHLLLYNSRHTHKLEADMKIYIENKDKCRRLQILESYDSLPNVELVKHLCCDICSQNCNCSGDCCEMYQHPYFLFQSDDVSSDDNSCMSDSTDLESDDVFDIDDTYPELE, from the exons ATGAACCTAATAAACCAATCAAATTGCACCCGAGCAAGTTTTTACTCGGAGAGTCTGAAAATATCAAACCAATCACTGAACGCCTTACTGACGATATTTGGAAGTACAGTAACAATGGCGGCGCCCAGCATAACAACATTGCAGGAAATATTTGAAGTAGAGAAATTAAGCGCAGAACAAGAAAAAGCTATCGACAGTCTTTTGGCAAAGAAGGATGTGTTCCTCTCTCTTAGGACAGGTGGTGGGAAGTCTTTGTGCTACATGGCCTTccctattttttatgaatatagcAATTCATTGGATGTGCAACCACAAGTTCTTATTATTAGTCCCCTCTTGTCCATTATGAAGGAGCAGACGGATCTTTTAGCATCAAAGGGGTTTACCGCCACATTCATTGGCAAAGACAAGTCTGAGGATGCCTCGATACTCGACGGTAAATACCAATTTGTCTTTTCGTCACCAGAAGCTATACTGCAGAACGATAAATGGCGGGATATGTTGTCAGGATCCAAATCCTTTAGATTATTCGTTGTGGATGAAGCCCACACTCTTGTTCATTG gggtgaaaatacaaaacatggACAAGCTTTCAGGGAATGGTTTTCACGGACAGGTGAGATCAGGTCATTGATAAGTTGTCCAGCCCTAGTGATTACAGCCACTGCTAGCAAGGAGGCAAGAAAAGTGATTAAGAAGCGACTGGCTTTAAACAACTGTGTGGACATTATTGACAGTCCTGATAGAGAGAACATAAAgttatttgttcaaaagttaaaaaacaCTGTGCCCATCGATGAAACATTTGGCTGGTTGACACATGATTTATCTACGAGAAAAAAAGACTGTCCAAGAACACTTATTTTTTGTTCAAGCATAAAAATTTGTGCAGACATATACACTGCATTTTTAATGGTGTTAGACAACTCTGTAATGGAATTTGTTAATATGTTTCATTCATGTACATCTGAAAATGTTAAGGAAACAATTAGAGAGGacatgaatgatgataatggaaatattagagtTTTAATTGCTACTAGTGCTGCAGGTATGGGAGTGAATTACAAAGGAGTAAACAATGTTGTACATTATAGTCCTCCTAAAGATATGGATAGCTTTGTTCAGCAGCTTGGTCGTGCTGGCCGTGATGGTAGTCAGTCTTTACATCTGCTTCTTTATAATAGTAGACATACTCATAAACTTGAAGCTGACATGaagatatatattgaaaataaagataagTGTCGTAGACTTCAAATATTGGAATCATATGATTCGCTTCCTAATGTAGAACTTGTTAAACATTTATGTTGTGATATATGTTCCCAAAATTGTAATTGCAGTGGTGACTGTTGTGAAATGTATCAACatccatattttttatttcaaagtgaTGATGTTTCTAGTGATGACAACTCTTGCATGTCAGATAGCACAGACTTAGAAAGTGATGATGTATTTGATATAGATGATACATATCCAGAGTTGGAGTAA
- the LOC105319480 gene encoding bifunctional 3'-5' exonuclease/ATP-dependent helicase WRN-like isoform X2: MCSSLLGQEQTDLLASKGFTATFIGKDKSEDASILDGKYQFVFSSPEAILQNDKWRDMLSGSKSFRLFVVDEAHTLVHWGENTKHGQAFREWFSRTGEIRSLISCPALVITATASKEARKVIKKRLALNNCVDIIDSPDRENIKLFVQKLKNTVPIDETFGWLTHDLSTRKKDCPRTLIFCSSIKICADIYTAFLMVLDNSVMEFVNMFHSCTSENVKETIREDMNDDNGNIRVLIATSAAGMGVNYKGVNNVVHYSPPKDMDSFVQQLGRAGRDGSQSLHLLLYNSRHTHKLEADMKIYIENKDKCRRLQILESYDSLPNVELVKHLCCDICSQNCNCSGDCCEMYQHPYFLFQSDDVSSDDNSCMSDSTDLESDDVFDIDDTYPELE, encoded by the exons ATGTGTTCCTCTCTCTTAGGACAG GAGCAGACGGATCTTTTAGCATCAAAGGGGTTTACCGCCACATTCATTGGCAAAGACAAGTCTGAGGATGCCTCGATACTCGACGGTAAATACCAATTTGTCTTTTCGTCACCAGAAGCTATACTGCAGAACGATAAATGGCGGGATATGTTGTCAGGATCCAAATCCTTTAGATTATTCGTTGTGGATGAAGCCCACACTCTTGTTCATTG gggtgaaaatacaaaacatggACAAGCTTTCAGGGAATGGTTTTCACGGACAGGTGAGATCAGGTCATTGATAAGTTGTCCAGCCCTAGTGATTACAGCCACTGCTAGCAAGGAGGCAAGAAAAGTGATTAAGAAGCGACTGGCTTTAAACAACTGTGTGGACATTATTGACAGTCCTGATAGAGAGAACATAAAgttatttgttcaaaagttaaaaaacaCTGTGCCCATCGATGAAACATTTGGCTGGTTGACACATGATTTATCTACGAGAAAAAAAGACTGTCCAAGAACACTTATTTTTTGTTCAAGCATAAAAATTTGTGCAGACATATACACTGCATTTTTAATGGTGTTAGACAACTCTGTAATGGAATTTGTTAATATGTTTCATTCATGTACATCTGAAAATGTTAAGGAAACAATTAGAGAGGacatgaatgatgataatggaaatattagagtTTTAATTGCTACTAGTGCTGCAGGTATGGGAGTGAATTACAAAGGAGTAAACAATGTTGTACATTATAGTCCTCCTAAAGATATGGATAGCTTTGTTCAGCAGCTTGGTCGTGCTGGCCGTGATGGTAGTCAGTCTTTACATCTGCTTCTTTATAATAGTAGACATACTCATAAACTTGAAGCTGACATGaagatatatattgaaaataaagataagTGTCGTAGACTTCAAATATTGGAATCATATGATTCGCTTCCTAATGTAGAACTTGTTAAACATTTATGTTGTGATATATGTTCCCAAAATTGTAATTGCAGTGGTGACTGTTGTGAAATGTATCAACatccatattttttatttcaaagtgaTGATGTTTCTAGTGATGACAACTCTTGCATGTCAGATAGCACAGACTTAGAAAGTGATGATGTATTTGATATAGATGATACATATCCAGAGTTGGAGTAA